One region of Permianibacter fluminis genomic DNA includes:
- a CDS encoding nuclear transport factor 2 family protein, with amino-acid sequence MKANQTTGRHVRRHGAAVSVLMLTTLPLFGQAANANEQAVLAAVQGFFDALASHDVAAAEKVLMPDARAQSVRRKDGALLVRNRAFHEDFASWPTRKEQLLERMWAPQVNIHGSIATVWTAYDFHIDGKFSHCGVDAFDLVQQGDGWKIVNVLYTVETEACADSPLGKPALPQNGGAEKPAAP; translated from the coding sequence ATGAAAGCAAACCAGACTACCGGCCGTCACGTTCGGCGGCATGGTGCCGCCGTGTCGGTGTTGATGCTGACGACGTTACCGTTGTTCGGGCAGGCAGCCAACGCCAACGAGCAAGCGGTGCTGGCCGCTGTGCAAGGTTTTTTTGATGCGCTGGCCAGCCATGATGTGGCCGCTGCGGAAAAGGTGCTGATGCCGGATGCTCGGGCACAGTCCGTGCGCCGCAAGGATGGTGCCTTGCTGGTGCGTAACCGGGCGTTTCACGAGGATTTCGCCAGCTGGCCGACCCGCAAGGAACAGTTGCTGGAACGGATGTGGGCGCCACAGGTCAATATTCATGGCAGCATCGCCACAGTGTGGACCGCCTACGATTTTCATATCGACGGCAAATTCAGTCACTGCGGTGTCGATGCCTTTGATCTGGTGCAGCAAGGTGACGGCTGGAAGATCGTCAATGTGCTGTACACCGTCGAAACCGAGGCCTGTGCCGACAGCCCGCTTGGCAAACCGGCGCTACCGCAAAACGGTGGAGCGGAGAAACCGGCTGCACCGTAA
- a CDS encoding N-acyl-D-amino-acid deacylase family protein has translation MADTWDLLVQGGWLFDGTGAAPRQADVGITNGRIVAISEAPLPASNAARVLPAQGLWVTPGFIDIHTHYDAELLLAPGLHESVRHGVTTCFIGSCSISMIYCEAEDASDIFTRVESIPREYVLPVLQQKKTWHDAQGYIDYLSQLPLGPNIASYIGHSDLRTAVMGLARAVDPSEAPTEQEMQQMEQLLDDGIARGLLGMSGMTNPWDKVDGDRYRSSALPSVYARWSEYRRLHKLLRQRGAILQSAPNLNNPINSVFYLFTSASLALRRRLKTTLITLMDAKAKPGLDQLMSAVTQLFNRWLGAAFRWQALPQPFQVYADGIDFIIFEEFPAGEVALHLKRDFDRNKLFASPAYRAKFKADYRRKWGGRVWHRDFGDAHVIGCPDSSLVGKTIRQIANERGDHEVNTFLDLIIDYGRSLRWSTLIANHNPERVRINLNKDCAIIGFSDAGAHLRNMAFYNFGLCLLQMAVQERPVMSAEKAVWRLTGEIADWYGIDAGKIALGARADLVLLDPQALKHASLDAYAEAPFEELGGLPRVVNRSDGVVKATIINGQIAFEHDQPAPELGWVRKFGEFIRRRHEP, from the coding sequence ATGGCTGACACGTGGGATTTGCTGGTGCAGGGCGGATGGTTGTTTGATGGCACCGGTGCGGCGCCACGACAGGCCGATGTTGGCATCACCAACGGCCGTATCGTTGCCATCAGTGAAGCGCCGTTGCCGGCAAGCAATGCGGCCCGGGTACTGCCGGCGCAAGGCCTGTGGGTCACGCCGGGCTTTATCGATATTCACACCCACTACGACGCCGAACTGTTGCTGGCGCCCGGTCTGCACGAGTCGGTGCGTCATGGCGTGACCACCTGCTTTATCGGCAGTTGTTCGATCAGCATGATCTATTGCGAGGCCGAAGACGCCTCCGACATCTTCACCCGGGTCGAGTCGATTCCGCGCGAATACGTGCTGCCGGTGTTGCAGCAAAAGAAGACTTGGCACGATGCCCAAGGCTATATCGATTACCTGAGTCAGTTACCGTTGGGGCCGAATATCGCCAGCTATATCGGTCATTCCGATTTGCGCACGGCGGTCATGGGACTGGCACGTGCTGTTGACCCCAGCGAGGCGCCGACCGAGCAGGAAATGCAGCAAATGGAACAGCTGCTCGATGACGGCATTGCCCGTGGTCTGCTCGGCATGTCTGGCATGACCAATCCCTGGGACAAGGTGGATGGTGATCGTTACCGTTCCTCGGCGCTGCCGTCGGTTTATGCGCGCTGGAGCGAATACCGGCGCCTGCATAAGTTGCTGCGCCAGCGTGGTGCCATCCTGCAATCGGCGCCCAATCTCAACAATCCGATCAACTCGGTCTTTTACCTGTTCACCTCGGCCAGTCTGGCATTGCGGCGCCGGCTGAAAACCACGCTGATCACCCTGATGGACGCCAAGGCCAAACCGGGGCTCGATCAGTTGATGTCTGCGGTGACGCAGCTGTTCAATCGCTGGCTGGGCGCGGCATTTCGCTGGCAGGCCTTGCCGCAACCGTTTCAGGTGTATGCCGACGGGATTGATTTCATCATCTTCGAAGAGTTTCCGGCCGGTGAAGTGGCGCTGCATCTGAAGCGCGATTTTGACCGCAACAAATTGTTCGCGAGCCCGGCCTACCGCGCCAAATTCAAAGCCGACTACCGGCGCAAGTGGGGTGGCCGGGTCTGGCATCGTGATTTTGGCGATGCCCACGTCATCGGCTGTCCGGACTCATCGCTGGTTGGTAAAACCATCCGGCAGATCGCCAACGAGCGCGGCGACCATGAGGTCAACACGTTTCTGGATTTGATCATCGACTACGGCCGCAGCTTGCGCTGGTCAACCCTGATCGCCAATCACAATCCAGAGCGGGTCCGGATCAATCTGAACAAGGATTGCGCCATCATTGGTTTTTCCGATGCTGGCGCCCATCTGCGCAATATGGCGTTCTACAATTTTGGCCTGTGTCTGCTGCAAATGGCCGTGCAAGAGCGGCCGGTCATGTCGGCCGAGAAGGCCGTATGGCGGCTGACCGGTGAAATCGCCGACTGGTATGGCATTGATGCCGGCAAGATCGCGCTTGGCGCGCGCGCGGATCTGGTTCTGCTCGACCCGCAGGCGCTGAAGCACGCCTCGCTCGATGCCTATGCCGAAGCGCCCTTTGAAGAGCTGGGCGGTTTGCCGCGGGTGGTCAATCGCAGTGATGGCGTGGTCAAGGCGACAATTATCAACGGCCAGATCGCGTTCGAGCATGACCAACCGGCGCCGGAGCTCGGTTGGGTGCGCAAATTTGGCGAGTTCATCCGCCGTCGCCATGAGCCTTGA
- the ppnN gene encoding nucleotide 5'-monophosphate nucleosidase PpnN: MTATAPQSHGNYATVNASIRPKGRLELLSKLEIDKLLDTSQRGLHTVFRNCTLAVLSSGNDLDSGKELLERYPNFNVQIIQEARGIKLEISGAPATAFVDGEMIRGMREHVFSVLRDIIYVSDEIAENPRFDLAASAGITDAVFHILRNAKVLRPGAEPNLAVCWGGHSISREEYDYTKLVGYQLGLRGLNICTGCGPGAMKGPMKGATIGHSKQRISGGQYIGLTEPGIIAAEAPNPIVNNLVILPDIEKRLEAFVRVGHAIVIFPGGAGTAEEILYLLGVLLHPANQAMPFPLIFTGPASAASYFERVHEFIGHTLGAGAQSRYQIIIDDPVAAAQAVQAGIAKVREFRRNNSDAYCFNWLLQIAPAFQQPFVPTHASMRALDLHSGQPAHELAANLRRAFSGVVTGNVKEQGVRAIEQHGPYEISGEAAIMTAMDALLAQFVAQGRMRLPGRAYTPCYRIVC, from the coding sequence ATGACCGCAACCGCACCGCAATCACATGGCAATTACGCCACCGTCAACGCCAGCATTCGGCCCAAGGGCCGTTTGGAGCTGCTGTCGAAACTGGAAATCGACAAACTGCTCGATACCAGCCAGCGTGGCCTGCACACGGTATTTCGCAATTGCACGCTGGCCGTGCTGAGCAGCGGCAATGATCTGGATAGTGGCAAAGAGCTGCTTGAGCGTTATCCCAACTTCAATGTCCAGATCATCCAGGAGGCGCGTGGCATCAAGCTGGAGATCAGCGGCGCGCCGGCTACGGCCTTCGTCGATGGTGAAATGATCCGTGGCATGCGCGAGCATGTATTCTCGGTGTTGCGCGATATCATTTATGTCAGCGACGAAATCGCCGAGAACCCGCGGTTTGATCTGGCCGCCAGCGCCGGCATCACCGATGCCGTGTTTCACATTCTGCGCAACGCCAAAGTGCTGCGGCCGGGCGCCGAGCCGAATCTGGCGGTGTGCTGGGGCGGCCACTCGATTTCGCGCGAGGAATATGACTACACCAAGCTGGTCGGCTATCAGCTCGGTTTGCGTGGCCTGAATATCTGCACTGGTTGTGGCCCCGGTGCGATGAAAGGGCCGATGAAAGGCGCCACCATCGGCCACTCCAAGCAGCGTATCAGTGGCGGTCAGTACATCGGCCTGACCGAGCCCGGCATTATTGCCGCCGAGGCCCCGAACCCCATCGTCAACAATCTGGTGATTTTGCCGGACATCGAAAAGCGTCTGGAAGCGTTTGTCCGGGTCGGTCACGCCATTGTGATTTTTCCCGGTGGCGCCGGCACGGCAGAAGAGATTCTGTATCTGCTCGGTGTCTTGTTGCATCCGGCCAATCAGGCGATGCCGTTCCCGCTGATTTTTACCGGGCCGGCATCAGCTGCCAGTTACTTCGAACGCGTGCATGAGTTCATCGGCCACACGCTTGGTGCCGGGGCACAAAGCCGCTACCAAATCATCATCGATGATCCGGTCGCGGCAGCGCAGGCGGTGCAGGCTGGCATTGCTAAGGTGCGCGAGTTCCGGCGCAACAACAGCGATGCCTATTGCTTCAACTGGCTGCTGCAGATTGCGCCGGCCTTTCAGCAACCGTTTGTGCCGACCCACGCCAGCATGCGGGCGCTTGATTTGCACAGCGGGCAGCCGGCACACGAGCTGGCGGCCAATCTGCGACGGGCATTTTCCGGAGTCGTGACCGGCAACGTGAAAGAGCAGGGCGTGCGCGCCATTGAGCAACACGGACCGTATGAAATCAGTGGCGAGGCGGCGATCATGACGGCGATGGATGCGCTGCTGGCGCAGTTTGTCGCGCAGGGCCGAATGCGTTTGCCGGGCCGTGCTTACACGCCTTGTTACCGGATTGTGTGCTGA
- a CDS encoding amidohydrolase family protein: MKSVVLTLLASLSLPLLAEETVQYHFINNCKIEGGQTVVYHDDGSADVDFQFNDRGRGPMIHERYRLNGAGFLAELAVSGHSYLGAPVDETFTFADGVASWRNGVDDGSRRSAENAFYVSMNGTPAGYVELVRAALRQPKQTLALFPSGELTVRKIKTVDVPVGDGSQHANLYSVHGLGLTPDLIWLTDDQRYIGFSSDWSSLILAGWEKAMPTLQTEAEAIDRGFYAELSKQASRSQTRLLRVRNVRVLDVAAGTVGKPQDVWVRDGKFVSADEASTQHGGYDSIDAGNGVMMPGLWDMHSHLFDNSAVLNIAGGVTSIRDLGNKKEQLDDLIARIQSKAIAGPNVYRAALIDAESPFRAPTGVIVKSQDEALQQIDEIAKQGYPQIKLYSSVPPAWVESMAKRAHERGMRVSGHIPAFMSASEAVTAGYDEIQHVNMLFLNFLASKTDDTRTPLRFTLVGDKAGQLDLTSKPVQDFVALLKQHKTVLDPTVGIFVAMYSHEKGKPNPSIARVFDHFPLTVQRSQLAPEMDINDSNRAAYKQAAQALLKMVKLMYDAGVPIVAGTDDLAGFALHRELELYVEAGIPVADVLRIATLNAAAIAGAGASKGRIAPGYDADWVLLADNPLQDIQALRKARLVMKGDSLYEPGKIFAGMSIKGFTDGPAPAVVMAKP, translated from the coding sequence ATGAAATCTGTCGTGCTGACCTTGCTTGCGAGTTTGTCGCTGCCTCTGCTGGCCGAGGAAACGGTCCAGTATCATTTCATCAACAACTGCAAAATCGAAGGCGGGCAAACCGTGGTCTATCACGACGACGGCTCGGCCGATGTCGATTTCCAGTTCAATGATCGGGGTCGCGGCCCCATGATTCATGAACGCTACCGGCTCAATGGGGCCGGCTTTTTGGCTGAGCTCGCCGTCAGCGGTCACTCCTATCTCGGCGCGCCGGTCGATGAAACGTTCACCTTCGCCGATGGTGTGGCCAGCTGGCGCAACGGCGTCGATGATGGCAGCCGCCGGTCTGCAGAAAACGCCTTTTATGTCTCGATGAACGGCACGCCCGCTGGCTATGTCGAACTGGTCCGGGCGGCGCTGCGACAACCCAAACAAACGCTGGCGCTGTTCCCGAGCGGCGAACTGACGGTCAGGAAAATCAAGACGGTCGACGTGCCGGTCGGTGATGGCAGCCAGCATGCCAATTTGTATTCGGTACACGGACTCGGGCTGACGCCGGATTTGATCTGGCTGACCGATGATCAGCGCTACATCGGCTTCTCCAGCGACTGGAGCAGTTTGATTCTGGCCGGTTGGGAAAAAGCCATGCCGACGCTGCAAACCGAAGCGGAAGCCATCGACCGCGGTTTCTATGCCGAGCTGTCCAAACAGGCGAGCCGTTCGCAAACACGCTTGCTGCGCGTGCGCAACGTCCGGGTGCTGGATGTCGCCGCCGGCACTGTGGGCAAGCCGCAGGATGTCTGGGTTCGCGACGGCAAGTTTGTCAGCGCCGATGAAGCCAGCACGCAGCACGGCGGTTACGACAGCATTGATGCCGGCAATGGCGTGATGATGCCGGGCTTGTGGGATATGCATTCGCATCTGTTCGACAACTCGGCGGTACTCAATATTGCCGGCGGCGTCACCAGTATTCGCGATCTTGGCAACAAGAAAGAGCAACTCGATGATCTGATTGCTCGCATCCAGAGCAAGGCCATCGCCGGACCGAATGTCTACCGCGCTGCGCTGATCGATGCCGAGAGCCCGTTCCGGGCGCCGACCGGCGTAATCGTCAAATCGCAGGACGAAGCCTTGCAGCAAATCGATGAAATTGCCAAGCAAGGCTATCCGCAGATCAAGTTGTACAGCTCGGTACCGCCGGCGTGGGTCGAGTCAATGGCCAAGCGTGCGCACGAACGTGGCATGCGTGTCAGTGGTCATATTCCGGCATTCATGAGCGCGTCTGAGGCCGTGACCGCCGGCTATGATGAGATTCAGCACGTCAACATGCTGTTCCTGAATTTTTTGGCCAGCAAGACGGATGACACCCGAACACCGCTGCGTTTTACGCTGGTTGGCGACAAGGCCGGCCAGCTGGACCTGACCAGCAAACCGGTGCAGGATTTTGTCGCGCTGCTGAAGCAGCACAAGACGGTGCTCGATCCCACCGTTGGTATTTTCGTCGCGATGTATTCCCATGAAAAAGGCAAACCCAATCCGTCCATTGCCCGTGTCTTTGACCATTTCCCGTTGACGGTGCAGCGCAGTCAGCTGGCGCCGGAAATGGATATCAACGACAGCAATCGCGCGGCCTACAAGCAAGCCGCGCAGGCGCTGTTGAAAATGGTCAAGCTGATGTACGACGCCGGCGTGCCGATTGTTGCCGGCACCGATGATCTGGCCGGTTTTGCTCTGCACCGGGAGCTGGAACTCTATGTCGAAGCCGGCATTCCGGTCGCAGATGTCCTGCGCATTGCCACGCTCAATGCTGCAGCGATTGCCGGCGCGGGCGCCAGCAAAGGCCGGATCGCGCCCGGCTATGACGCCGACTGGGTGTTGCTGGCAGACAATCCGCTGCAAGATATCCAAGCGCTGCGCAAAGCCCGTCTGGTGATGAAAGGCGACAGCTTGTATGAGCCAGGCAAAATTTTTGCCGGCATGAGCATCAAAGGCTTTACCGATGGCCCGGCACCGGCGGTCGTGATGGCCAAACCTTAA
- a CDS encoding PEP-CTERM sorting domain-containing protein (PEP-CTERM proteins occur, often in large numbers, in the proteomes of bacteria that also encode an exosortase, a predicted intramembrane cysteine proteinase. The presence of a PEP-CTERM domain at a protein's C-terminus predicts cleavage within the sorting domain, followed by covalent anchoring to some some component of the (usually Gram-negative) cell surface. Many PEP-CTERM proteins exhibit an unusual sequence composition that includes large numbers of potential glycosylation sites. Expression of one such protein has been shown restore the ability of a bacterium to form floc, a type of biofilm.) encodes MKGFAKNWQRGLAAAFAGSLLWSQASQADLLIPDTFVDLSGTTSANEPWLAGTIVEDVMTAFSFSAYGGTVSGTVQNRVVLADDGTYDFYWRVFNDESSAGAIYSWRIGGFVTDSYNANYRIDGLGDIAPSSAYLFGVDGGYVNFYFLNDAGAPSLGAGLSSNFFFFDTDATYYDSSAFYDLTNYGQTEISDAYTTFTPADVPVPEPTTLLLLLGGLFGASRWQRRQR; translated from the coding sequence ATGAAGGGCTTTGCAAAGAACTGGCAACGCGGTCTGGCAGCGGCTTTTGCCGGCAGCCTGCTCTGGAGTCAGGCCAGTCAGGCCGATTTGCTGATACCGGATACCTTTGTCGATCTGAGCGGCACGACCTCGGCCAATGAGCCGTGGCTGGCCGGCACAATCGTCGAAGACGTGATGACCGCGTTCTCGTTCAGCGCATATGGCGGCACGGTTTCCGGCACGGTCCAGAACCGGGTGGTGCTCGCCGACGATGGCACCTACGATTTTTACTGGCGGGTATTCAATGATGAAAGTTCGGCCGGAGCCATTTACTCCTGGCGCATTGGCGGCTTTGTCACCGACAGCTACAACGCCAATTACCGCATCGATGGCCTCGGCGACATCGCGCCCTCCTCGGCCTATCTGTTTGGAGTCGACGGCGGCTACGTCAATTTCTATTTCCTCAATGATGCCGGGGCGCCCAGCCTCGGTGCCGGCCTGTCGTCGAACTTCTTTTTCTTCGACACCGATGCCACCTACTACGACAGCAGCGCGTTTTACGACCTGACCAACTACGGCCAAACCGAAATCAGCGATGCCTACACCACGTTCACGCCGGCCGATGTGCCGGTCCCGGAACCGACCACGTTGCTGCTGCTGCTGGGCGGCTTGTTCGGTGCCAGCCGCTGGCAGCGCCGTCAGCGCTAA
- a CDS encoding methyl-accepting chemotaxis protein has protein sequence MFHQLGLRAKFLVVGAVLVLPLLWVGYLLLDQMSIAIDFSRKEIVGTQYLRPLQPFLDQAGAARLAANSSQAIDFDGLQRRWQLLPPLQERHGEALNSAEIFHRAELAIAAMRQANNAAAGVELVAAARALIARAGDTSNLILDPDLDSYYIMDMVLLKLSDGLDLLWQLRQHGLGIAARNAITADEKTQLVVLAGLLQANTDGINYDSTVAYENNSAGDLPATVKQGVSDYNQAAQTLQDYLKAHFTGGDYSANAEQFTQLTETLRQANLELYDGASAGLETMLSRRVDGLVSRKWLVLSGSLILEVLAIALAMNILRGVLSRLGGEPEYARASVRAIAEGDLQQTLQLRANDQDSLLAGIQYMQAHLRELIGGIREHADKVLVLAGQLATAAKTIVENSHQQSGATHTMSAAIHEATTSIAQVAEHAKRATDLSMESSQYAEQGEKVVQRVTDDIRELSTLVDDSARAIRELGSQSEQIHTIVNVIKGIADQTNLLALNAAIEAARAGEQGRGFAVVADEVRQLAHRTSQSTREIADMIDAIQKGTSGVVNNMSGVAERAGHSVTLVNEAMSEIANIRQAAHTARAAIDEISLALSQQTDANQLLSENVEGIATVTRQNSDSVDATASNIDELKRLADGMQDVVAHFRV, from the coding sequence ATGTTCCACCAGTTGGGCCTGCGGGCCAAGTTTCTCGTTGTCGGCGCGGTGCTGGTGTTGCCGCTGCTCTGGGTCGGTTATCTGCTGCTGGACCAGATGAGCATCGCGATCGATTTCAGTCGCAAGGAAATTGTCGGCACGCAGTATCTGCGGCCCTTGCAGCCCTTCCTCGATCAAGCCGGTGCGGCCAGACTGGCCGCCAACAGCAGTCAAGCCATCGATTTCGATGGCCTGCAACGCCGCTGGCAACTGCTGCCGCCGCTGCAGGAACGCCATGGTGAAGCGCTCAATTCCGCAGAGATTTTTCACCGGGCCGAGCTGGCGATTGCGGCCATGCGCCAGGCGAACAATGCGGCCGCCGGGGTTGAGCTGGTGGCGGCCGCACGCGCGCTGATTGCCCGCGCTGGCGATACCTCCAACCTGATTCTGGATCCGGATCTCGACAGCTACTACATCATGGACATGGTGTTGCTGAAGCTGTCGGATGGGCTCGATTTGCTCTGGCAGCTTCGACAGCACGGGCTGGGCATTGCGGCCCGCAATGCCATCACCGCCGACGAGAAAACCCAGCTGGTGGTGTTAGCCGGCCTGTTGCAGGCCAATACTGACGGCATCAATTACGACAGCACTGTCGCTTACGAGAACAACAGTGCTGGCGATTTACCTGCTACGGTGAAGCAAGGTGTCAGCGATTACAATCAAGCTGCACAAACGCTGCAGGATTATCTGAAAGCGCACTTCACCGGCGGTGACTACAGCGCCAATGCCGAGCAATTTACGCAGCTGACCGAGACGCTGCGGCAGGCCAATCTGGAGCTCTACGACGGCGCCTCCGCCGGCCTTGAGACCATGCTGAGTCGCCGCGTCGATGGCTTGGTCAGTCGCAAATGGCTGGTGTTGTCCGGCTCCCTGATTCTGGAAGTGTTGGCCATCGCACTGGCGATGAACATTCTGCGCGGCGTGCTGAGCCGGCTCGGCGGTGAACCGGAGTATGCCCGCGCCAGTGTCCGGGCGATCGCTGAAGGTGATCTGCAGCAAACGCTGCAGCTGCGAGCCAATGATCAGGACAGTCTGCTGGCCGGCATTCAGTACATGCAGGCGCATTTGCGGGAATTGATCGGCGGCATTCGTGAGCACGCCGACAAGGTGTTGGTACTGGCCGGTCAGCTGGCCACAGCGGCCAAGACCATCGTCGAGAATTCGCATCAGCAAAGCGGCGCCACCCACACGATGAGCGCGGCCATTCACGAAGCCACCACCAGCATTGCCCAGGTTGCCGAGCACGCCAAGCGCGCCACCGATCTGTCGATGGAATCGAGCCAGTACGCCGAGCAAGGTGAAAAGGTCGTACAGCGCGTTACCGATGACATCCGCGAACTTTCGACGCTGGTTGATGATTCGGCGCGCGCCATTCGCGAGCTGGGTAGCCAGTCAGAACAGATTCATACCATTGTCAATGTCATCAAGGGCATTGCCGATCAAACCAATCTGCTCGCGCTCAATGCCGCTATCGAAGCCGCGCGGGCCGGTGAACAGGGCCGCGGCTTTGCTGTGGTTGCTGATGAAGTGCGGCAGCTGGCGCACCGCACCAGCCAATCGACCCGGGAAATTGCCGACATGATTGACGCGATTCAAAAAGGCACGAGCGGCGTGGTCAACAACATGAGTGGCGTCGCCGAAAGGGCCGGCCACAGCGTCACGCTGGTCAATGAAGCGATGAGCGAAATCGCCAACATCCGGCAGGCCGCGCATACCGCGCGCGCCGCGATCGACGAGATCTCACTGGCGCTGTCGCAGCAAACCGACGCCAACCAACTGCTCAGCGAAAATGTCGAAGGCATTGCCACCGTCACCCGGCAGAACAGCGACAGCGTCGATGCCACCGCCAGCAACATCGATGAGCTGAAACGATTGGCCGACGGCATGCAGGACGTCGTCGCGCACTTTCGGGTGTAA